GAAGAGAGAGTGTTTCCGTCCTTTTGGTAATTGATTTCGTGACCGCTTTTTAAGCCGTTCTTATATTCTGTGACGGATTTTTTGGCTCCGTCCTCGGCGTGATATTCCTTCCAAGTTCCGACCTTTTTGTCGTCCGCATAGGAACCTTCCTCTAAGAGGAATCCTTTTTCGGATTTAGACCAGTACGGACCGTTCTTCTTATCCGCTTTGTTCATTGTGCTCTCTGTCTGGGTACCGTCTTTGGAAAGTTTTTTCTCTTCTCCTTCCTTTAAGCCGGCGACGTACGGGGTTTCCCTTAAAGTTTCTCCCGTTTCAAAAAGAGTCTTCCAGATTCCGTCCCTTTTATCGTCCTTATAATCACCGACACGGACGAGAACGCTGAACTTCTTATGGTCAGCACCCTCTTTCTCCACGTATTCCTTCCAACTTCCGTTCCGTTTGAATTTTTTGATCTGATCGGGAGTGAGAGTTCCGATCTGGTCCGGAGTACAGGTTTTACCGGAACAATCCAAGACCACAGGACCTTCCGCCTTCAGATTGAAGGTCTCCTTGAATTTTTCCACCCTGAGATTCGGATCCATGATCTGGTACTCCTGATCCTTACCCTTGTTTTCCGCGATGTTAAGAGAAGAGCACCCTGCGAGGATCGCAACGGCGCAAATTGGAAATAAGATGCGTTTCATGAAATTGCCTTATGAAAAATCTAAGACCCAAACCTAAGACTTTACGGGAAAGTCGTCAACTCTATTAGGTTCAAGGGCGAGGTCCCCACCCTGCTCTGGGTGGGGGCCGGTGCGGTGGTACCCGCTATCCCCGAAGCGCTCGATTCGGCTCGAATATCAGAAAAATCGGATTTGAACAACTCTTTTTTCGGAGCGGAATTCTGTAGGAACTCCTACAGAAAGTTTGCAAAAAAATTATTGAGCGGAATGCGGGAAATGTAGCCGCAAAAAACGCAAGAAAGGACGATAACAATCCACTGCCATATGTCCGCTGTCCGCAAAGGAATTGCACTCGTAATCTTTTTCTTCTGCGAGTTCCAAAAGCGGAATGCCGTAAGACTCGTTGATCGGAAGAATTTTTTCCTTCCAGGGAGCGGGAATCTTCATCGAGGCGAGAAGATTCTCCAAAGGCAAGGAAACTTCCGGGCGCACCACGATCGTAGAAATCTGCCGCTCTTTAACCAATCTCAGAATCTTTTCGTAAAACTCGAATTGCATTTCCGAAGGAGCGTATTTCGGATAGATCCAACCGATCGTTCGGATCGAACTGTCCTCTAACTTGCCGAAGTCGCGTTCGAAGAATGCGCCCGCCGGAGAAATAGCATTCCCCTGATCCTTATACAAGGTATCGATCGTCATCTGCTTTACGAGCTCGGCCATTTCGAACTTCTTATTCGTCAGACGATTTACCACATTCGAAAGATATGGTTTGTTTTTGCTGACTCCGAAAATCGTATTCCCGAGATAATAGTTCACATTCTCACGACCCAACGTCCATGCATAAGAAAGAACGAATCGCAGATCGAAGCTGTTCGCGAGATTGGATTTCTTAAAAGTGGTGCTGTTCGCGTTGAATTGGAAAGGGTCGGCTTCCATCACCAGAAAGTCAGGCTTCACCCCGCCTTCTATCATTCTTTCCAAAAAGAAAAGATAATATGCCGGAGTCGTTACGGCCGAAGAAAAATTATAAACGTCCCAGTCGGGATAAAAATCCAGTATCTCCTGGTTTTTAAAATAAAGCAAACGGGAAGATCCCAAAAGGATGACGAGCTTTTTCGGGGATTTTTGAGTCGCTTGGGAACCGTACTTTTGTATGAGTTCCTTCAGGAGATCCTTCTTCACATCGTAGTAAATGTAAGTGAATTCCGTCTTAAGATAGTCCCGAACCTTTTCCAAAAAGAAAAGTTTATCCACGAGAAAGACGAATAAAAAAAGAAGAACCGGATAGAATAGATACGGCCTTGTAAGGAAATTCTGGATTTCCTCCGATTTTTGATTGCTTTGGGGCACGAACGCAAGACTCCCCCGAAGGATAGGAGTGTCAATCCTAAACGAAAGTTATGATCAGGCCGTCGCGAGAGACTCGGAGGACTTGCGTCTCTTTTGAAGTTCCGCAAACCATTCCAAAACGTTTTTGTTGTACGAAACCAAACGCTTTACGTACACTCTTCTTTCCGGATCCAGAATTTCCCTGGCTTCACGGATGATTTCCTCCACGATTTTGGTGTGGAAGGAAAAATGACTCGCGAATAAGTTAAAATGCTCCCTTCCCTGAGAATACCAGTCTCTGGATTGGATATCTTTAAAAAAATCTTCCATGCGATCGATGTCTGCATCGAAGTCGGAGTCGTAAGGGGAATTCAGGATGGAAATCGTGTCCGTTATGTCAGTGAGACTTTGAAAATAAGAGTCTAAATCTTGAAATTCCACCGGCACTACCACCTCAGAAAAGAAAATCCATCGCGGACTTTCCAAAGAACGGGCCATACCCAATGATCCACGGAGAACCGCGAAACCTGTTCAAAAACAGATGCTAATGTCATCTTTTTTTAGAGGCTCAAGGCATCAACCAAATTTTCATCCCAATTAAAAGAAAGAATTTCGGCAGGGACCGAATGTTTATCTCTTTTGCTCTGCTAAATACCTCTTTAAGACAAATCCCACAATCTCGCTATTTTGAGTTTTGCTTTCAGTTCCTGACCTTTCCGGGATAGCATTTTCAAATAGGAATCCCGTTTTTCGAATTGCCGATTTAGAAGCACTAGTTTCGTCATTAACCTTTTCTTCTCTTGGATTCTACCTTCATTGTCCAACTTCTCATAACGCTTTCGAAACGCCTCTACTCTATCGCTAAAATGATTCTCATTTTTGAAGAAATCGATTTCTCCGGATTTCATACTTTAAGTCCCCTCAATATCTCTCCAGTCTCACTCAGTTTCTTCATAATCTTGGAGCCTGATTCGATAGCTTAGCTATAAGACGACTTAACTGTGCTTTCTTCGCAGACAGACACGAGTGGGAATATTTTTTCGCAAATTCTTTCACTCCAATCCCTTTCGGAAATTGTCTTTTTTTACATTTTTTGTCTTCGCTTTGTTGTCTATCGCCGTTTTGGGAGTAGGGATTTTGACAGGATTAGGTTCCTATATTTTGTGGATGGAGAATCGTTATTTTCCGTTCAATAATTCACATTCTAACATACATTTCTATTGTTAAGCGGAGTGTAATCGGGTTTCATTCCGGCTTCCAGCTTGTATTCAGTTCTTCCACGTCCCGCTCCCATGCCGGAGGATCCTAGGAATATCCTTCAATCATCTTCCTTTGGCGTTAGGCATGGCCCAAAGCGCGTAAAGGACCTAAAACGAATTCTTAGCCTTGATTTCCTTCACAAGCTTCAATTTAGAATCATAGATGCGAAATACTGATTCTGTCCGACGTTCCTGCATTACTGGAAGAATCCACATACTGAAAAAACTAATAGGAAAAGCAACGGCAAACGTAATCGCCCCCAGAACAGTTGGTCGAGGGAAAATGGGGGTAAAAAACCGATCACATAGTAATCCACGTCCCGTCTTGCATTTTAAATGTTTTAGAATTCTCGTCCCACAAAAAGAGTGAGCACAGGTCCGGAAGAGCTCCAGCTCCCATATGAAAATATGAAAATATGAAAACTCAATGACATCGAGAATCATCCGTTCAGAAATATTCGAGTCGATACTCTTTACGGGGAATTTTGAAATGGGTTCACCCCAGGAAAGAGGAGCAATTACTTGGATTTCCAACGGATAAGCCAGTCGTATTTTCTCCGAAAGAACATTTCGATTCCCCTCAAAAAATTGCGACTTCATGTCGGTTCCATACTGCACAGCAATCTTGGACTTGCATGGAGTATCTATCCAGTCATTACATTTTTGCCCTATGATTCTAGTCGAATCAGGATAAAATTCTACAAGCGCTATCCGATTTTTCGAGCCTACTTTCCTCTTCATAGGAGGACCTCAATCTACGAGATTCATCGAAACGCAGGAATGCAAACTCCAAAATGAAAAATGCAACTGCACAACTTTCATGCAAGATACTTGTTCCGGCTTTCCTCGACGGTTATTCGTTTTCATTTTATTTGCTTACGGCTTTATTCTGTTATCCTAATTTTGCAAAGCGCTGGGTCTTCGGCTCCGAGGATGTTCAGTTTGGCCGCGCCCCTCGCTCTTTTCTTTATTAGAGAACCTTCATATCTCAAGTCTCGGGTCAGGCTCTCACCTTCGGTCAAGTTATTGCGCTTAACTTTCATAACCCGATCTCCTTTCCCCCCAATAACTTGACCACGGTTCGATCCTTCGCGGGACTCTTATCTAGAATTCTTACTCTAATACAAATTTTTATTACTAAAATGCTTGTAGATTCAGCCTATAAACTATAATTTCGTACATGGATCCGGAAAGGACAGGGTGCCGAGTATTGGAAACGACAGCCCATATGTTTTAATCAGCGTTATCAATCCTGGTTAAATACTAACAGCAAAATATTTCGGGTTTCGAAAACACTTAGATATTCAAAGCAACGACAAAAGTTGAAGTAAGGATAATTCAAACCATGAAAATACTAGTCGATGTAAAAGATGAAAAAGCTACCTCACTTCTCGAAGTCTTAAAGGGTCTATCCTTCGTTACGGCCAAACCGCTTACCGAGTCTAAAGCCAAGTTTTTAGAAGATGTAAAAGAAGCCGTAGAAGAAATGAAACTGGTAAAAGCAGGAAAACTAAAAGCAAGACCCGCGAAAGAACTTTTAGATGAACTTTAGAGTTCTTTCACTTCCTAAGTTCGATCGCCAGGCTAAACGACTTATCAAAAAGTTCCCCTCTCTCAAGGCAGAAATACTTAATCTAGTACATTCCTTGATTCAGAATCCAGCCCAAGGAACTAAGATCGCACGAGATTGTTATAAAATACGGATCTCTATTTCCTCTAAAGGAAAAGGGAAATCCGGAGGGGCAAGGATTATCACTCATGTCCTAATTAAAGACCACTCCGTTTATTTGCTCCTCATTTATGATAAATCCGAGCAAAGCGGGGTGTCCGACTCCGAAATAGAAGAATTACTACAGGAAATCCCCTAGAATCTACTGATATTAGCGGTATGATTTTCCCGCTTGATTATTAAATATTGTTTCTATATTCGTATGGCAATTATTAATGTATTATAAACTATCTCTCTTAACAAATGCCTTCTTTCTATTTTACTTCTTATCCAAGTTCAAAACGAAAACCCAAACAGAATTACAGATCCTATTCCTGAAGACACAAGTTATTGCCTACAAACGCAGAAAGAAAAAGTTCCATACCAAACCATTCCAACGAATGATCCTCGTTTTACTTTCCTACATTCTCCGAGATTGGAAAACAAATCTTGCCATTGTTTCTCCCAATACCATTCTCACTTGGAGAAAGCAAAAATTCAAAACCTTTTGGGCTATGACCTCCCGGCGAAAAATGCTCGGGCGACCCAATTCCCCTTGGGTTCTCATCAAACTGATCCGAAAGATCGCGAAAGAAAATCGAATATGGGGAGCTACAAAACTACACGGCCTGCTACAAAAACTCGGATATGATATCTCAGAACGAACCGTCTCTAAATACATCCCCAAACGACCACCAGATCCGAAGAGGAGGCTTTTATGGAAGCAATTCTACTCCCTCCATTCGGAAACCATGATCGTCTCAGATACGTTCACCGTATATTCCTCTAATTTTAAGAAGATCTTCCGGGTTATATTCTTTCTTCATGTCGGCTCAAGGCAGGTTCTTCACTTCGACATTCATACCAATCCTACCACCAAATGGATGAGAAAAGTGTTTCAAGCGACCTTACGAAAAAGGCGAAAC
The DNA window shown above is from Leptospira fletcheri and carries:
- a CDS encoding LIC20035 family adhesin, with protein sequence MKRILFPICAVAILAGCSSLNIAENKGKDQEYQIMDPNLRVEKFKETFNLKAEGPVVLDCSGKTCTPDQIGTLTPDQIKKFKRNGSWKEYVEKEGADHKKFSVLVRVGDYKDDKRDGIWKTLFETGETLRETPYVAGLKEGEEKKLSKDGTQTESTMNKADKKNGPYWSKSEKGFLLEEGSYADDKKVGTWKEYHAEDGAKKSVTEYKNGLKSGHEINYQKDGNTLSSEGNYVDDLKTGNWKSYYDNGQIQADGAYAPKGTGTDRKALRTGSWKEYYKNGKVFAEGQRDHTRKGDWKFYWSNGNIAYKGSMQNEFMMSSAEAYDKEGQLVGKGKMSFSILLIDDKNDELNAKFRPDLPFTYYKNGKKSFDIIDENRAIEYDESGAKLGEGPIMVGTNAKNGCWSTPQGKKYFINGKENSKMGEMQNCK
- a CDS encoding PLU-1-like domain protein, with amino-acid sequence MEFQDLDSYFQSLTDITDTISILNSPYDSDFDADIDRMEDFFKDIQSRDWYSQGREHFNLFASHFSFHTKIVEEIIREAREILDPERRVYVKRLVSYNKNVLEWFAELQKRRKSSESLATA
- a CDS encoding integrase core domain-containing protein, whose amino-acid sequence is MYYKLSLLTNAFFLFYFLSKFKTKTQTELQILFLKTQVIAYKRRKKKFHTKPFQRMILVLLSYILRDWKTNLAIVSPNTILTWRKQKFKTFWAMTSRRKMLGRPNSPWVLIKLIRKIAKENRIWGATKLHGLLQKLGYDISERTVSKYIPKRPPDPKRRLLWKQFYSLHSETMIVSDTFTVYSSNFKKIFRVIFFLHVGSRQVLHFDIHTNPTTKWMRKVFQATLRKRRNKKIRYFLSDNDPLFGKRFTKYLQRIGLKPKKTSPYSPWQNCYAERWIKTCRNEFLDFFIPANEYHLRKHLEEYIHFYNYHRTHLALNKDSPIPSPVLERPPDAKLMSTPVLGGLYHTYSYEKVA
- a CDS encoding type II toxin-antitoxin system RelE/ParE family toxin encodes the protein MNFRVLSLPKFDRQAKRLIKKFPSLKAEILNLVHSLIQNPAQGTKIARDCYKIRISISSKGKGKSGGARIITHVLIKDHSVYLLLIYDKSEQSGVSDSEIEELLQEIP
- a CDS encoding DUF1574 domain-containing protein, yielding MPQSNQKSEEIQNFLTRPYLFYPVLLFLFVFLVDKLFFLEKVRDYLKTEFTYIYYDVKKDLLKELIQKYGSQATQKSPKKLVILLGSSRLLYFKNQEILDFYPDWDVYNFSSAVTTPAYYLFFLERMIEGGVKPDFLVMEADPFQFNANSTTFKKSNLANSFDLRFVLSYAWTLGRENVNYYLGNTIFGVSKNKPYLSNVVNRLTNKKFEMAELVKQMTIDTLYKDQGNAISPAGAFFERDFGKLEDSSIRTIGWIYPKYAPSEMQFEFYEKILRLVKERQISTIVVRPEVSLPLENLLASMKIPAPWKEKILPINESYGIPLLELAEEKDYECNSFADSGHMAVDCYRPFLRFLRLHFPHSAQ